From the Rhinatrema bivittatum chromosome 7, aRhiBiv1.1, whole genome shotgun sequence genome, one window contains:
- the VAX1 gene encoding ventral anterior homeobox 1, whose protein sequence is MFERADKMEVRCDSDAEAARLPRSLHPDRKERSEAAGADSAEDCAKRDSFSSDPDYCRRILVRDAKGSIREIILPKGLDLDRPKRTRTSFTAEQLYRLEMEFQRCQYVVGRERTELARQLNLSETQVKVWFQNRRTKQKKDQGKDSELRSVVSETAATCSVLRLLEQGRLLSPPGLPGLLPSCATSALASALRGPSGSPAAGPTSAGLRAASPGHGLFGLPVPSLLGTVASRLSSAPLGMAGSLAGNLEELSARYLSSSAFEPYCRSGSKEGLEKKARD, encoded by the exons ATGTTTGAGAGAGCCGACAAAATGGAGGTGCGATGCGACTCGGACGCGGAGGCTGCCCGGCTCCCGAGGAGCCTGCACCCGGACAGGAAGGAGAGGAGCGAAGCCGCGGGCGCGGACTCCGCCGAGGACTGTGCCAAGAGGGACTCCTTCTCCTCCGACCCGGACTACTGCCGGAGGATCCTGGTCAGAG ATGCCAAAGGCTCCATCCGCGAGATTATTCTGCCCAAGGGACTGGACCTGGACCGGCCCAAGAGGACCCGGACCTCCTTCACGGCCGAGCAGCTGTACAGGCTGGAGATGGAGTTCCAGCGGTGCCAGTAcgtggtggggagagagaggacggAGCTGGCCCGGCAGCTCAATCTCTCCGAAACGCAG GTCAAGGTCTGGTTCCAGAACCGCAGGACGAAGCAGAAGAAGGACCAGGGCAAGGACTCGGAGCTGCGCTCCGTGGTGTCCGAGACGGCGGCCACCTGCAGCGTCCTCCGCCTCCTGGAGCAGGGGCGCCTGCTCTCCCCCCCGGGCCTGCCCGGCCTGCTGCCCTCCTGCGCCACCAGCGCCCTGGCCTCGGCCCTGAGGGGGCCCTCCGGCAGCCCGGCCGCCGGCCCCACCTCCGCAGGACTGCGCGCCGCCAGCCCGGGCCACGGCCTCTTCGGCCTGCCGGTGCCCTCGCTGCTGGGCACGGTGGCCAGCCGCCTCTCCTCCGCCCCCCTGGGCATGGCCGGCTCCCTGGCAGGGAACCTGGAAGAACTGTCCGCCCGCTACCTGAGCTCCTCGGCCTTCGAGCCCTACTGCCGGAGCGGCAGCAAGGAAGGCCTGGAGAAGAAGGCCCGGGACTGA